The genomic region CGGTCCGCCACCTCGACCTCAGTATCGAGCGGGGGCAGGCCGGCGAGGACGAGCTTCTTGCTCGGCATGTGCCGGATGCCTTCCATCAGAATCCGGTAGACGGAAAGGCTCACCATGAGGTCCACCGGGATCACGGTGGGTCGCTCGTCGAAGCTGTACATGCCGCGGCTCGCCGCGAATAGCGAGAGCACGATGCGATTGACCTGGGCGGCGACGTAATGGCCGAGCTCCTCTTCCGAGACGATCCCCGAGCTCACCAGCGCCTTGCCGAACTTGAGGCGGGATGCTTTCATCACGTCGCTCGCGGCGGCGAACTCGGATCGCGAGATCCGGCCCGCCTCGATCATGCTCTCGCCCAGCCGGTCGCTCTTTCGGTTGCTCGACGCGAACACGATGAACCCGCGGTCGAAGTAGACCGTTTTGATCGCTTCGGGGGTGGTTACTTGAAGGTCCCCGCTTCGCTCTTCGGCGACGATCCGCCGGAAGATCTCGGCCAGAGGCGTATCCGCGAGCGAGCCGATGAATCCCGCGGTCGTGTCTGCGCGAACGGACTGGTCCAAGGGCATCCTGTCTCCGAGCTATGTTGTGATGGTCCATCCATGATAGATCGATGTTCATCAAATTGCACGAGCACCCGCGCGCAAGCGAGAACGATCCGCAGCGAATACTCGAGAGCGTGTTCGGCTATCGGGAATTTCGCGGTCAGCAGAAGCTCGTCATCGAGCAGCTCCTCTCCGGCGGCGACGCGCTCGTGCTCATGCCGACGGGAGGCGGAAAGAGTCTCTGCTATCAGATCCCGGCCATCGCCCACGAGGGCGTCGGGATCGTCGTCTCACCGCTCATCGCACTGATGCAGGACCAGGTGAGCGCGCTCACCGAGCTCGGTGTTGCCGCGGCCTTCGTCAACTCGACTCTTCCTTACGAGACGGCGCGGAGAATCGAGGACGAGATGGTCCACGGCGGGTACGATCTCGTCTACGTGGCTCCCGAGCGGCTGACCACACCGGGATTTCTCTCCTTGCTCGAGCGGACGAAACTCGCGCTCTTCGCCATCGACGAAGCCCATTGCGTGAGCCAGTGGGGCCATGATTTCCGTCCGGAGTACCGCAAGCTCGACGTCCTTCACGAACGATTTCCCGCCGTCCCGAGGATCGCGCTCACGGCGACAGCCGACGAGCCCACCCGGCGCGAGATCGTCGAGCATCTCCATCTTGGCGGGGCTCGCCGCTTCGTGTCCGGATTCGACCGGCCGAACATCCGATACGATGTCGTGCCGAAGAAGAACGCGAAGGCCCAGCTGCTGCGATTCATCCGGTTCCGCCACGCGGGCCAGCCGGGGATCGTGTACTGCATGAGCCGGAAAAAGGTCGACGACGTGGCCGCCTGGCTTCGGAGCGAGGGCATCGCCGCGCTCGCCTATCACGCCGGGCTCGACAAGACCGTACGCCAGCGGCACCAGGAGCGCTTCCTCGAGGAAGAAGGTGTCGTCATCGTGGGCACGATCGCCTTCGGCCTCGGCATCGACAAACCGGACGTCCGGTTCGTTGCCCACCTCGATCTCCCCAAGAGCCTCGAAGCCTACTACCAGGAGACGGGGCGTGCCGGACGCGACGGCCTGCCGTCGGAGGCCTGGATGTGCTACGGCTACGGAGACGCCGTTCTCATCCGTCAGTTGGTGGAGCGCTCGGAGTCATCCGCGGAACGAAAACGGGTGGAGCACATGAAGCTCGGGGCGCTTCTCGGATATTGCGAGACCGCCGAGTGCCGCCGCGCGGTGATGCTCCGGTACTTCGGTGAGGAGCGGGACGAGGGCTGCGGGAACTGCGATACCTGCCTCGAGCCCGTGGATGCCTATGACGGAACCGTGGTGGCACAGAAAGCGCTGTCCAACGTCTATCGCACCGGGCAGATGTTCGGAGCCGGCTATCTCGCCGACGTCTTGATCGGCGCCTCGAGCGAACGGGTCGTCCGCAATCGTCATGACCGGGCCACGACCTTCGGCATCGGCGCGGAGCTCGATCGAGCGGGCTGGATGGGAGTCTACCGTCAGCTG from Vicinamibacteria bacterium harbors:
- the recQ gene encoding DNA helicase RecQ, encoding MFIKLHEHPRASENDPQRILESVFGYREFRGQQKLVIEQLLSGGDALVLMPTGGGKSLCYQIPAIAHEGVGIVVSPLIALMQDQVSALTELGVAAAFVNSTLPYETARRIEDEMVHGGYDLVYVAPERLTTPGFLSLLERTKLALFAIDEAHCVSQWGHDFRPEYRKLDVLHERFPAVPRIALTATADEPTRREIVEHLHLGGARRFVSGFDRPNIRYDVVPKKNAKAQLLRFIRFRHAGQPGIVYCMSRKKVDDVAAWLRSEGIAALAYHAGLDKTVRQRHQERFLEEEGVVIVGTIAFGLGIDKPDVRFVAHLDLPKSLEAYYQETGRAGRDGLPSEAWMCYGYGDAVLIRQLVERSESSAERKRVEHMKLGALLGYCETAECRRAVMLRYFGEERDEGCGNCDTCLEPVDAYDGTVVAQKALSNVYRTGQMFGAGYLADVLIGASSERVVRNRHDRATTFGIGAELDRAGWMGVYRQLVASGLVDVDPEHGGLRLSDRAWPVLKGERALKLRRDRKRLPAEPRLHRTTEEEVAGAADRKLFDALRAKRLEIAQARSLPAYVIFHDKTLAEMARIRPRTLADLSSISGVGQKKLETYGQTFLDVLRAEGRSPGADEGVIDDP